The nucleotide sequence GCGTCTCAGCGAGATCGTCGCCGCCCAGGAGGGGACGCTGTTGGCTCTTGGCCCGGTGGCGATCCCGAACTGGTTTGCCTTCCTGAATCCCTTCGCGTTCGCGTTGTTCATGGCCGCAAACCTGGCGGAGGTCGGCCGCAACCCCTTCGACATTCCGGAAGCGCCGACCGAACTCGTCGCTGGCTACCAGACCGAGTACTCAAGCGTCTACTTCGTCCTGTTTTATCTCGGTGAGTTCATCCACATCTTCCTCGGCGGGGCGATCATCGCGACGCTGTTCCTCGGCGGTCCGGCTGGCCCCTTCCTGCCAGGGATCGTCTGGTTCTTGATCAAGATCTGGGGCGTGTTCCTGTTCACACAGTGGGCGCGCTCTGCCGTCCCCCGCGTCCGCATCGACCAGTTGATCGAGATCGGCTGGAAGGTGATGCTCGTACTCGCGCTGGTGAATCTCGTGCTGACGGCGGTCATCGTCGGGGTGGTCGCCTGATGTTCGCTGACGGGTCCCCGACACGCGTTCACACTGGTGGTGACATGACATGATCGGCGTCCTCAAAGGTATGGCAACGACGATGAAACACGCCCTCGACGGCAAGACGTTCACCGTCGAGTATCCCGAGACCGCACCCGAAGTCAGCCCGCGGTTCCGCGGCGTTCACAAGTACAGCCAGGAGCGCTGTATCTGGTGTCGCCAATGTGAAAACGTCTGCCCGAACGACACCATCCAGATCGTGATGGACGACCAGCGCAACGGCGAGCAGTACAACCTCCACGTCGGCCAGTGCATCTACTGCCGGCTCTGTGAGGAGGTCTGTCCGACCGACGCCATCGTGCTGACACAGAACTTCGAGTTCGTCGGCGATACGAAGGACGACCTCGCGTACGACAAGGAGGAACTCAAGAACGTCCCGTGGTACAAGGACATCGACCCACTGGAGTCGCGGGAACCGGACCGTGGCAGTTGGATCGGTGAAGGCGAAGGCGAAGTGGATTATCAGTAGGAAGCATACGCGGCCGAAGGCCGCGTTTCGCGGGACCGAGCGAAGCGAGGTCCCGATGTTTTTGGTCCAGCTTTTTGCAAGGTGGGTTCGCGGAGCGAACCCGCCGCAGTAAAAAGGTGGAGGATCGTCGACCCGCTGGAGTCCCGGGAGCCGGACCGTGGTAGTTGGATCGGTGAAGGCGAAGGCGAAGTGGATTATCAGTAGGAAGCATATGCGGCCGAAGGCCGCGGTTCACTCGACGGAGCGAGGTCCGCTGCTTGAAACCCGCATTCGGGTCGGTTCTTTTGGGCCTGGAGACCCTTCTGTCTAGTATGTCGGACCAGCAATACGTCTACACACTCCACGAAACGGAAGGGAACAAGCAATCGATCGGCGACCTGGACGCCATCATCAACGAGTACGCGAGCGAAGGATGGCACCTCACGGAAACGATCGCGCGCAACGGCACGACGATTGGACTCGTCTTCGAGCGCGAGGTCTCGTGACGAACGAGATCCGAGATCGCCAAGCCGATAGCTTTCGGGGCACCGACCGACCTCAGATTACGAGCACAATGAGAAACGCCACCAGCATCGACAGCGTTAGGACGAACTGCATCACGCTCGAGCCGAGCGTTCCCACCAGAGCGTAGGCCGCGGCCGTCAGACTCTCGCTCCGCGCTCGCCCCCGGTAGAGTTCGAGGACGAAGACGGTGGCCGTAATGCCGAGGACGATTCCCACCGGCCCGAGCGGGAAGAACAACAGCACGCCGACGACCGCGCCGAGCAGGCTGCTCAGCGTCGAGGCACCGCCGGCTTTTGCGGCGATCGCCCCTGCCAGGTAGTCCACCACGACGACGAGCACCCCGACGGCGAGGAAGCCAGCGAATGCAAACACTCCGGGAGTCACGTAGCCCGTACTCCACCAGTACACCACAATCCCGCCGATCGAGAGCAGGCCCGCGGGAACCATCGGCACGAAACTTCCGAGGACGCCACCGAGTAGCAACGCCAGGGCGACCAGGAGGAAGACGGTGATCTCCATGGGGCACAGTCGACGCCCGGCCTTGAAGTGCCCACCGACACGTCGAGGTCGACCACTGTGGCTGTTCGACCGTCGCGAGGCCGTGCCGAACACCGAGACGGGAGCACTCACGACAGGCAGATTTACCTGACCGCCTGGCGAACCCCGGGACGACCTCAATGTCCGGTTCCCGCCACAGTGCTGACCATCCCGCCGACGAACCGCCCGACAACACTGCTACCGGTGACGGCCAGGCGACCACTCCCGAAACAGCCGCCGGTGACGGTCAGGCTCCCACACCCGAGACGGCTGCACTCTACGTGGACGGACTTTCGAAGACCTTCGGTAGCGGGGAGGACGCAGTTACCGCGGTCGAGGACGTCTGCTTCGCGGTCGAACCCGGCGAGGTGGTCGGCCTGCTCGGGCCCAACGGCGCGGGCAAGACGACCACGATCAAGTCGATTCTCGGACTGGTGCTTCCCGACGAGGGTGACGTTCGGATCCAGGGGGTCGACGTCGCTGACCGCCCACGCCGAGCCTACGAACACGTCGACGCGATGCTCGAAGGCGCGCGCAACGACTACTGGCGACTCACCGTCCGGGAGAACCTGCGGTATTTCGCGGCGATCCGCGGGCACGATCCCGACGCGCTCGATGATCGCCATACGGAACTGCTCGAGGCGTTCGACATCGCCGGCGAGGCCGACACGGAGGTCCGTGATCTCTCGCGTGGGATGAAACAGAAGGTGTCGCTGGCGAGCGTCCTGGCCGGGGACGTCTCGGTGGCGTTTCTCGACGAACCGACCCTCGGGCTGGACGTCGAGAGTTCGCTGACCCTCCAGCGCGAACTGGTCCGGCTGGTCGATGAGCGCGACCTGACGCTGGTCGTCTCCAGTCACGACATGGACGTCATCGAGGCCGTCTGCGATCGGGTGATCATCATGAACGAGGGACGGATCGTGGTCGACGACACGGTGGGCAACCTGCTCGACGGCTTCGAGACAACGGGGTACCGCATTACTGCACGCGGTCTGGACGAGCCGACGCTTGCCGATCTCCAGGATCGATTCGAGCTGTCGGCCGTCGAACGGCTGGACGGCCGTGTTCGCTTCGAAGTGGCAGCCGACTCGGCGACCTTTTATCGGCTGACCGACGCGCTGGAGGCGGCCGATGTCGAACTCGGCGGCGTCGAGACGGTCCAGCCGGACCTCGCGGAGGCGTTTCTCGAAGTGACCGGAAACGGTGATTCGCTGGCCAACGGGACCACGAGAGGGACGGAGCGATGACTGCTGGTGAAGGTGGTCGCCGGGGCGAGGTCGTCGGCAACGAACCCACACGATCTGGCGGGTACTACCACCTGCTGAAGGCCGTGATCTACCGGGATCTGGTGGTTTGGCTCCGATATCCCGTCAACGCCGCGACCGGCCTGCTAGTGACCCTCATCTTCTTCGGGTTGATCTTTTACGGCGGGCGGCTGGTTGCCGGCCAGGCCATCACCGACTCTATCGCGGGACTGATCGTCGGGTACTTTCTGTGGACGCTCGCCCAGGGGTCGTACTACGGGATCACGAGTGCGATCCAGGCGGAGGCAAGCTGGGGCACCTTAGAGCGTCACTTCATGACACCGTTCGGGTTCGGCCCGGTGATCCTCGCGAAGTCGATTGCTGTCATTCTCCGGACGTTCCTCACGTCGGCGGTCGTGCTGGCGGCGATGCTGGTGATGACCGGCCGGAGCATAGAACTGCCGGTGGTGACGGTCATCGTCGTCGCGACGCTTGCGGTCGCCTCAGTGTTCGGTCTCGGGCTGGCGATGGGCGGGTTGAGCGTCCTGTATAAGCGGATCAACAACCTGGTGAACCTTCTGCAGTTCGTGTTCATCGCACTGATCTCCGCGCCGGTGTTCGAGATTCCCTGGACGCGGGCGCTCCCACTGGTGCAAGGAAGTGCGCTTTTGCAGGTCGTCATGCGCGACGGCGTTCGACTCTGGGAACTCGATCCGCTCGCGCTTGCGATTTTGGTGGGTACTGCCGGCCTCTATCTCGGGGCTGGCTACGCCATGTTTGTCCTGACGACCAGACGGGCGCGGCGTCTCGGTGTGCTCGGCGACTACTGACTGCCACATATCCGCAGCCTGTCAATACAGTTTGTCCTGATTTCCGATGGACTGCGGGCTCCCGGCCCATATATCGGCTGTAATTGCCGGAATCTTTGAACGATAAGGTAATCTTCAAAGGGCGTGCGGGCGCATTGGGGTAGTAGCATGGGAGTACTCGAACTGATCGCTTTTGGGCTGTTCGCACTGACGACTGTCGGTGCCAGCCTGGGAGTCGTGCTGGTACGTGACGTCTGGCATGCGGCGCTGATGCTTGGGATCGCCTTGCTCAGCGTCGCCGTCCACTACGTCATGGTCCAGGCACCGTTCGTCGCCGCGATGCAGGTACTGGTGTACGTCGGCGGCGTCCTCATCCTGATTAGCTTCGCCGTCATGTTGACGCGCCGGAGCGATCCTGACTCGGGCGAGGTGGCACAATGAGTCGACCGCGTCTCGCGGCTGACCTGCGGGCGAGCCACGGCGTGGCCGCGGTCGCGCTGTTCGCCGTCCTCGCCGCGGTGTTCGTCACCGCGAACTTCCCGGAGGCGGCGGGCTTCGAAGCCGGTCTCAGCGTCACCGAAGGCATCGGTTACGCGCTGTTCGACATGGCCGGCCAGTCCGGGCTCGTCTCCGAGGGCTTTTTGGTATCGTTCATTCTGATCGCGGTCGTCCTCGATGCGGCACTGGACGGCGCAATCATGCTTGCGCGAGACGAAAACGGGTCGGTACTTTCCGGGAACGACGGAGGTGAGGCGTGATGGTCGGTGTCGTTCCGTACCTCCTGCTGTCGGCTGCTGTCTT is from Halorhabdus sp. BNX81 and encodes:
- a CDS encoding DUF456 domain-containing protein, encoding MEITVFLLVALALLLGGVLGSFVPMVPAGLLSIGGIVVYWWSTGYVTPGVFAFAGFLAVGVLVVVVDYLAGAIAAKAGGASTLSSLLGAVVGVLLFFPLGPVGIVLGITATVFVLELYRGRARSESLTAAAYALVGTLGSSVMQFVLTLSMLVAFLIVLVI
- a CDS encoding NADH-quinone oxidoreductase subunit I; this translates as MIGVLKGMATTMKHALDGKTFTVEYPETAPEVSPRFRGVHKYSQERCIWCRQCENVCPNDTIQIVMDDQRNGEQYNLHVGQCIYCRLCEEVCPTDAIVLTQNFEFVGDTKDDLAYDKEELKNVPWYKDIDPLESREPDRGSWIGEGEGEVDYQ
- a CDS encoding NADH-quinone oxidoreductase subunit J, with the translated sequence MGVLELIAFGLFALTTVGASLGVVLVRDVWHAALMLGIALLSVAVHYVMVQAPFVAAMQVLVYVGGVLILISFAVMLTRRSDPDSGEVAQ
- a CDS encoding DUF4177 domain-containing protein, which codes for MSDQQYVYTLHETEGNKQSIGDLDAIINEYASEGWHLTETIARNGTTIGLVFEREVS
- a CDS encoding ABC transporter ATP-binding protein, whose protein sequence is MSGSRHSADHPADEPPDNTATGDGQATTPETAAGDGQAPTPETAALYVDGLSKTFGSGEDAVTAVEDVCFAVEPGEVVGLLGPNGAGKTTTIKSILGLVLPDEGDVRIQGVDVADRPRRAYEHVDAMLEGARNDYWRLTVRENLRYFAAIRGHDPDALDDRHTELLEAFDIAGEADTEVRDLSRGMKQKVSLASVLAGDVSVAFLDEPTLGLDVESSLTLQRELVRLVDERDLTLVVSSHDMDVIEAVCDRVIIMNEGRIVVDDTVGNLLDGFETTGYRITARGLDEPTLADLQDRFELSAVERLDGRVRFEVAADSATFYRLTDALEAADVELGGVETVQPDLAEAFLEVTGNGDSLANGTTRGTER
- a CDS encoding ABC transporter permease, whose translation is MTAGEGGRRGEVVGNEPTRSGGYYHLLKAVIYRDLVVWLRYPVNAATGLLVTLIFFGLIFYGGRLVAGQAITDSIAGLIVGYFLWTLAQGSYYGITSAIQAEASWGTLERHFMTPFGFGPVILAKSIAVILRTFLTSAVVLAAMLVMTGRSIELPVVTVIVVATLAVASVFGLGLAMGGLSVLYKRINNLVNLLQFVFIALISAPVFEIPWTRALPLVQGSALLQVVMRDGVRLWELDPLALAILVGTAGLYLGAGYAMFVLTTRRARRLGVLGDY